ATGATGAAGATGAGGACGATGATGAAGAATCCATTATACAGCAGTTCAAGGTAAATGAAAGAAAGCCGCTCATGGATTTATTTGAGATAGACGACAAAGTTCATGTCATGTTCGAGCTTCATGATATCAAGAAAGAGGATATCAATCTTAATGTCACTGAAACGTCACTTGAGATAAGCGCAGAGAATGATGATGTGGTGTATGAGGAAAGCATCGATCTTCCTTCCAGCGTTGATCCGGATTCTGCAAAAGCAAGGTACCACAACGGTGTCCTGGAAGTTATAATGGATATGAAAGAGCTTGGTGTTGCCCGCTCTGTGCATATCGATTAAAGCCATCTGGCTTAAATCATTTTTTATAAGTGTTGACCACAACGTATATATGAGCTACGCGTATACTTTAGTTGGTCTGCTGAAATATAATAAGTGGGATGTAAATGTCTGCGAGTTCAGAAAACATAAATGACTCGGTCCTGCCATTGCTGCTACAGAACACTGAACAGGATCTGTTCACCAGATTAGGTATAGGGGTAATCTATCTTGATGAACGCAATAAGTTGCTCTGTTCAAACAAAGTGGTAAGTGACCTTACAGATTTCACGGCTGAAGAGCTCTTATGTAAAAACTTCACAGAGCTTGGCTTTTGTTCCTTTAACGATTACTCAAACCTTTCTGATTTCTTTTTATCATCACAACCTTTGGATGAAAGTGGCAGGTCCTGCAAGTTCCGGTTGACAGATAAACAGGGTGATCTCAGATACCTGATTTGTGATGTGTTTCCATTTTCTGATAAGTGTAAAAGTAATGGCGGGAAAATATGCACCATTAGGGCTGACACAACGCAGCCTGACACAACAAAGGCTGCTTATGAGAATAATAGATCCCATGATGAATTAAAAATTGAAAACATGTACCTCAGGGAAAAAGTGCTTTCAAAACTGGGAGAAAAAGCTCTTTCATGCAGCAATATCAATGCATTGATGGACTATGCGCTAAAAATAGCAGCGCAGACTCTGAATGCAAAGTATTCTCTTATTATGGAGCTACTTCAGGATGGCAAATTCCTGTTGAGATACGGATACGGTTTGAGCGAGTGGTGTGTCGGTTCAGCACTTGTAGACAAGGATCTTGGTTCCCCTACAGGTTACACGGCTTTTACCGGAAGACCTCTGGTCGTGGATGATATGCGCACAGAGGACAGGTTCCTGATTCCGCGTTTTCTTCATGAACATAATATAGTAAGCAGTGTCACTGTTATCATTGGCGACAGAAAAGATATGTATGGTGTGATGTGCGTCCACACGGATAAGCAACGGCAATTCACCGAGCACGATGTCAATTTCCTGCAGTCTGTTGCTAACATTCTTGCTGAGACCATCAAACTGCGGGATTCATTCAAGTCACTGGAACTTTACAGGAATCTCATTAACCAGTCCAATGATCTTATTATTGTTCTTAATGCTGTGACAAAGAAGTTCATCTATGTGAACGACAAGGTCTTCCATGATCTGGGCTACACGGAAGCAGAGTTACTGGAGCAGGATATCTTAGGTCCCGGATGTATTATAACCGGTCATGATATGCAGGAACTTATAGGCCAGGTAGCTGAAAATGGAAGTCTTGTGGTTGAATCCGAATTATTGAGCAAGGATGGCTCATCATTCCCTGCCGAGATAAGTCTGGCATTTGTCGAGAATGAAGGCACTACTTATATAGTGTTGATAGGCCGTGATATAAGTGAACGCCGCATACTGGAAAGTGCAATAAGGGAGCGTGCAAGACAGCTTGAATACTCCAATGAGATCAAGGATCTGTTTGCAGATGTAACAAGTCATGACCTGATCGGTTCTATCTCCCTGATCGAAGGGTTTGCAGGTTATCTTGAGGAGATGGAAACCGATGAGGCTAAAAAGCATCTTCTGGGGCATGTTGTAGGCAGCACTGCCAAACTGAAGAACACAATAGATTCTGCTACTGTTTTTGCCAGGTTGAACTGTGCAACTGACATGAATATTGAAGAACTTGACCTGCGTTTGTTATATTATAGTGCACTTGAGAGATTGTTGTCAAAGGTTACTGATAAAGGTATAAATGTTGAGCTTGACTTGCCAGGTAAGTGCAATGCACTTGTAAATCCTATTATTGAAGAAGTACTCTACAACCTACTTTCCAATGCTATAAAATATTCTCCTGAAGGCGGCACTATTGTTGTGGATATTGAGCCTGAAGATGACAAATGGAAAGTCAGCATATCTGATGAAGGGCCTGGGATCTCTGATGAGAATAAGAAACAGATATTTGAAAGGTTCAAAAGAGCTGATATCTCACATGCGGATGGTCATGGTCTGGGACTTGCAATTGTCCGCATGGCACTGAAATGTCATGGTGAGGGTATTCATGTCAAAGACAACGATAAAGGGGTTGGCACTACTTTTTGGTTCACTGTTCCTATTGCGGACATATCTGAATCATAACTTTAATTAGGAATTGCGATGATAAATTGAATCTCATCATTTGTTTCTGAATGGTATCTATAATAACAAATTACCATAAGTAATATATAGGTATCAAAAAATTACTGTTATGCTTTAGAGGTATATGGCATGGTTAAGAAAACAATTCATGAGATCAATGGCAAGATCAGAGATGGAAGTGTCAATGTAGTCACTGCCGAGGAAATGGTTCACATAGTAGGTGAACTCGGTGCAGAAGAGGCTGCAAAGGAAGTTGATGTTGTAACTACCGGGACATTTGGTGCTATGTGTTCATCAGGTGTCTGGCTGAACTTTGGTCACTCGGAACCACCTATAAAGATGCAGAAGGTCTTCCTCAATGACGTTGAGGCATATACTGGTGTTGCCGCAGTTGACGCTTTTATAGGTGCAACACAGATCTCTGAAACACTTGGCATGGATTACGGCGGTGCCCATGTAATTGAAGACCTGATAAGAGGCAAGTCAGTTCATCTCCATGCAATGTCTCACGGAACGGACTGTTATCCCAGGAAAGTCCTTGACACAACACTTTCCCTTGAGGACATGAACCAGGCCATTATGATGAATCCCCGCAATGCATATCAGAAATATAATGCAGCGACCAACAGTACCCGCAGCACAATTCATACTTATATGGGATCATTACTCCCATCCTTTGGAAACGTCACATACTCAGGAGCCGGTGTCCTTTCACCATTATCAAATGACCCGGATTACATGACCATCGGTACAGGAACAAGAATATTCCTCGGAGGCGCTCAGGGTTATATTGTCGGCCAGGGTACACAGCATTCATCCGGTGGCGGATTTGGTACGCTCATGGTTCAGGGTGACCTTAAGAAAATGAGCACGGATTATATCAGGGCTGCAAATTTCACAGGCTACGGCACTTCTCTTTACGTAGGTATGGGTGTTCCTATTCCAATACTCAATGAGCAGATCGCCCAGGCAACTGCGGTAACTGATGCAGATGTAACCACAAAGATCCTGGATTATGGTATACCAAGCAGGGACAGACCTGCAATACGTGATGTAACATATGAGGAACTTCGCAGTGGTTATGTGGATATCAATGGAAAGGAAGTCCCGACATCCTCACTTTCAAGTTTCAAGAAATCAAGGATAATTGCCAATGAACTGAAAAGCTGGATAGCAAGAGGTGAGTTCTTTGTATCAATGCCGGTTGAAAGGCTTCCAAAGGATATCTCGGCAAAACCAATGAAGCAGACTGAAGGCATTGCCATTGTTTCTGATATAATGGCTGTGAATGTGGTGACCATAAACAAGGATGCCAGTGTGTATGACGCAGCAAAGGTCATACAGGATACTTCATTTAACCACCTTCCTGTGCTGAATGATGACAGGACTCTGGCGGGAATTATTACTGCATGGGATATCGCAAAGGCGGTTTCTCTCAACAAGTTCGACCTTGTGGAAGGTATAATGACGCGCAAGGTCATAACTGCGAATGCGGATGAACAGGTGGCATTGGTGGCCAGGAGGCTTGACCTGAATGAGGTTTCCGCTATGCCGGTCATTAACAAGGAAAGGCATGTCATAGGTATGATAACCAGTGACGATATCAGCAAACTGTATGCCAGGAGGTTATAGATTTGAAGATCAAGATCAATATTTCAAGTGATATACTCACAAAGCCCATAATGGCAGAAGCAATACTGGAAACCGGTGTACTGCTGAACATATCACAGGCGCATTTTGACCGTTCTCATGGTGAAGTAGTTGCAGATGTCGATTCATCTAAATTCGATGTTATGTGCAAGGCACTGACAAACCGCGGTGCTGTGGTCATAAAACTGGATGTACCTATCAAATGGGACGAGAATGAATGCGTTGAGTGCAGTGCCTGTGTTTCGGTCTGTCCGACCAAGGTTTTCTCACTTTCAGAAGATTTCAGCCTGCTTGTGGATGATAAAAAATGCATCCAGTGCGGGACATGTGTTGACATGTGTCCTCACAATGCATTATCACTTGGAAACAACAAGTGACACTTTCTTCTTTTTTGTAATTGAATTAGGGCGCAGTATCATGAAAGAGTATTTCAGGCTGAAGGAGACCATTGTCACAATTCAGGCAGACTCTGAAAAGTATATTGAAGCTGCCCGGGAATCAATAAGGAAAAACCGCAGGGAACTTGAGTCTTATATTGCCTATGACCCTTTTTTCCAGAGTACTCTTGAGCCATATGATCATAACGGTGATTTTCCTGAAGTTGTCAGGAGAATGATAAACGCCGGGAATGCCATGGGTATCGGTCCAATGAGTGCCGTTGCGGGTACTATCTCTGCTCTTGCTGTGGAGGCTATGGTCGATGCCGGGGCAAAGTTCGCTATTGTGGATAATGGCGGCGACATTGCTATTATCAACGACAGGCCCGTTCTTATGGGAATTTATGCAGGCAACTCTTCACTGAAGAACCTTGGTTTTGTAATGGAGCCCGGAAGTTCGATAACAGGTGTTTGTACGTCTTCAGGCAGTGTCGGTCCTTCCATAAGTTTTGGAATGGCAGATGCAGCAGTTGTCTTTTCAGATGATGTATCTCTGGCCGATGCTGCGGCAACAGCCCTTGGAAATGCTACTGATGTCGGAAGAGATGCCGTTGAAGTTTCCTTTGATGCCGTAAAGGATATTGAAGGAATAAAAGGGGCTATTGTAATTCAGGGCGAATTCATGGGTTTCTGGGGAGATGTGCCTGATATCCAGAGAGCTGATGTGAAATATGAGTGCATCACCAAAGGCTGATAGTCTTTTTTGTGCTTGAAGTGATTTTTGATAAGTATTTATTCTGTAGTGTATACTCTCTATAGATTCTGCTATATTTATATAGAATAGCAAGAGATTTTTATATGGAAAACGGGGCAGGACAGGCAATTGCAATAATTGCGGTTCTGGAATAATCTCTAAGGGGGAAAAATATGGCAGCATCGCCAATAATGAATAGTTTATACACTATGATCGATAAAATGATCGCTTTTCTTCCGACTTTAGTAGCTGTAATAGTGCTATTGATAGTTGGAATGATAGCAGGAAAGGCATTAGGTAAGATAGGATCAAAGATACTTGACAAGATCGGACTTGATGACCTTATTGACAGGACATCCATCGGAAAGATGATAGAAAGGACCAGCATAACCACAGTGGAATTCTTTGATGCCACTATCAGATGGTTCGTTTATTTTGTCTTTGCCGTGATAATCATAGATCTTCTTAAGGTACAGATAGTTGCTGATTTCATTACACAGATAATCCTTTACATACCAATAATACTCTCTGCAGTTGTTGTTCTTATAATCGGTCTTCTTGTAGTTGATTTCCTTGCAAACCTGGTAAAGAACATACTTGTGGCATCAGGACTTGACGAACATATTTCCAGAACAAGTCTTGGAAGTGCCATGGATGCAAGCGGCCTTAGCGGTTCAGGACTTATTGCCTTGATAGTTCAGGTATTTGGTTATCTGTTGTTCATCATGGCAGCTCTTAACATTCTCAAACTGGATATCATAGCAGGAGTGATAGCCGCCATACTGGCATACCTGCCAAATCTCTTCGCAGGTATACTGATACTATTGATAGGACTTTTGTCCATTGATCTGTTTGCGGACTACATCGGCAGCCTGCTTGACAACATGAACGTTCAGGGTACCAACATATGGGTTCCGGCTCTGCGTGGCTTCCTTGCATTCGTTGTCATTCTGCTGGCACTGGATGCCATGCTTATCGACACAAGCATATTCTACATACTTGTAGGTCCGCTGGCGTGGGGAATTGCAGTAGTGGTGGCATTTAAGTGGGGTATAAAGGACGCACTTGTTGAGTACGCAAAAGCAAGAAAATGATCTTATCCTTGCTGTAAAAGTAGGTTTTTAGTGCTGGCTACTATGCCAGCTTTCTTTTTACATCGTTTTTCGGAACAAAAATCTTTTATTGTTCTGCTCCAATCCTGAACCTGTTTATTTTCTGTAATGCGTACATAGTTTGCGCGGACGATGAGTAACATGTTATCCGAAAAAGTTGCAAACATTCCTCCGTTTTATGTTATGGAGGTACTGGAAAGGGCACAACAGCTTGAAGAAGAGGGCAGAAGTATAATTCACCTTGAGATAGGCGAACCTGATTTTCCAACAGCTTCGCACATATGCGATGCTGCAAAGGCTGCGATGTGTGCAGGTAATACAAAATACACTCACAGCCAGGGACTTATAGAACTGCGGCAGGCCATTGCAAAGAACTATAAGGACAGGTTCGGTGTGGATATCGACCCCGGCCAGATAATTGTTACATCGGGTACCAGTCCTGCAATGCTTTTGCTTTTCCTCGCGCTCATCGACCAGGGTGATGAGATCATCATGTCAAATCCCCATTATGCATGTTATCCGAATTTCGTGACAACTGCCGGTGGAGTGCCGGATTTCATCTACACAAATGAGGATAATGGTTTCATGTTACAGCCGGATGAGCTTGCCGCACACATCAATCCTAAAACAAAGGCAATTCTTATCAATTCACCATCCAACCCGACTGGACAGGTGTTGCCCGCAGATGTCCTGAAGGGAATTGCACAGGTTGCAGGCGATGTGCCAATAATATCAGATGAGATATATCAGGGTCTTGTCTATGAAGGCGAGGACCATACTATATTAGAGTACACTGACAATGCATTTGTCCTCAATGGTTTTTCAAAACTCTACGCCATGACAGGATGGAGACTTGGCTACCTGATAGCACCGAAACAGTACGTCAGGACTTTACAGAAGGTGCAGCAGAATCTGTTCATTTCCACCAATGCCTTTGTCCAGTATGCGGGCATCGCCGCTCTGGAAGGTCCGCAGGAGCAGACTGCGGAAATGGTGAAAACGTATAATAAGAGGCGTCTCTATCTTATTAACAGGCTCAGAGAGATTGGCTTTGATATAAAGGTCGAACCCAAGGGTGCTTATTATGTGCTTGCAGATGCCCGGAAGTTCGGTGAGGATTCACTTGCACTTAGCAGGCAGATCCTTGAGGATATAGGGGTTGCTGTTACTCCTGGGATTGATTTTGGCCAGGGTGCAGAAGGTCATTTGCGTTTTTCCTACGCTAACAGTCTTGAGAATATAAAAGAAGGTATGAACAGGCTGGATAAGTACCTGAAATTACAGAAAAGTGAATAAACAATGATCTGAATGATCTTGATGCAGAATCATTCTGCATTTCTCTTTTTTTCTCCCCTTTACTTATTTACTTATTTTTATATTACCTATTTTTTGTAGGTATAATAGGTAAACTTAAAATACTACCTGTAGTATACAAAAATATAGCCTACAATTATTAGATTGAGAGGCAACCTGTTTACAAAATCCATAGGTAGTTTTTGAAATGACAACTGAGAGAACTGAAGATTATCTGAAGGTCATCGAGAAGATAATTGAAAGAAAAGGCTATGCACAGGTCAAGGATGTTTCAAGGGAGCTTGATATAAGTTCTCCAAGTGTCACCGGAATGTTCAAGAAACTTACCAAGATGGGTTACATCAATTATGAGAAATACGGTGGAGTCACCCTCACTCCTGAAGGGGAGAATATCGCAAAATGCACCATGGAAAAACACGGTGTTATCAAGGACTTTTTATTGATTCTTGGTCTGGATAAGGAAATTGCAGATCAGGATGCCTGCAAGATAGAGCATGTACTGGCACCGGAAACATTCGAAACACTGACCAAATTTGTAGAATTCATGAACATGAAAGATGAATGGCCACACTGGCTGGATCACTTCAATTATTATTGTGAAACCGGAAAGTACATTGATTGCAGTCCATCTTCAAAAGATACATGTCCTGTCCATGGTAAGAATCATGGCAAGCAGTAGTTTTCAGTAGCTTGCTATTGAAATGATCCTCATTTCTTCTTTTATACTCTTTTATTATCATAGTTTGCAATATGGTTCTAACAGTTGTATATTTAAATGCAAATATCTTTTATTTTTCGTATACTGAAAGAAATTAGGCAATGCGAAATTGCTATATACAAAAAAATGGTTAGAGCTACCATCAAAAAGGACAGGGAATGACTTGAGCGAAGAACAGGAGACCACACTGGATACGTTAAAGCCCGGAGAGAAGGCCAGGATCACAAAAGTAAGGGTGAAAGGTGTGGCAAGACGTAAGCTCATGGATATGGGAATGGTTGCAGGGACCGAGATCGAGCTGGTAAGGAATGCTCCTCTTGGAGATCCCATGGATTATAACATAAAAGGTTACCACCTGTCCATCCGCAAAGAAGAAGCAAAACAGATTTTTATCAATAAGCTCTGAGTGAACTCTGAACGGGCTTTTTTCCAAACATTTTAGATATTTTAGCATCTATTTATTATTCATAATATAATTCATAACAGTTCCTGGGGATATTTCATGGAAGGCAGGAAAATAAAGATAGCATTAACAGGAAACCCTAATGTGGGTAAGACCACGCTTTTTAATGCGCTGACAGGTTCCAGGCAACATGTGGGTAACTGGCCGGGTGTCACCGTTGAAAAAAAGAGTGGCAGGGTCTCATACAAGGAGTATGATATTGAGGTCATAGACCTGCCGGGTACGTACAGTCTTACTGCTTATTCCATGGATGAGATAGTTGCCCGTGATTTTATCATTGAGGAAAAACCAGATATCGTCATTCAGGTTGTAGATGCTTCAAATCTTGAAAGGAACCTCTATCTTACAACCCAGCTCATGGAGCTTGGTTCTGAGATCCTCATTGTTCTCAATATGTGTGATATCGCAGAGGAAAGGGGCGACCGTATCTATGTGGATAAAATGCAGGAACTTCTTGCAACTCCTGTTATAAGGACTGTTGCCAGCCAGAAAAAAGGGCTTTGCGATCTGCTGGATAAGGTTATTGAGCAAAAAGAGATCCAGCAACATCATGGTCATGAAATAGGATATGGCACTGAGATCGAAAACAAGATACTTGAGATCGAGAAAGTACTTGCTGAAGATGGAACCCGCGATACTCGTTATCCTCTAAGGTGGATCAGTATTCGCCTTCTTGAAGGTGACAGCAATGTCCGGGAAAAGATCTCAAAAAGTCCTGTCTATGACCGGGTCATGCAAATAATAGGTTCCATTGACCAGGAAGAATTCGAGGCTGAGATAGCTGACAAGCGCTATCTTGCAATTAACACTGTCTTCCCGCAAATGTGCACCCGTGCCAATGACAAACTTACAAAATCCGATATGATCGACCGTGTGCTTACTAATAAATATCTTGGTATTCCGATATTCCTTGCACTCATGTGGGGCGCATTCGAGCTGACATTTGCTTTTGCCACTCCTTTCATGGATATGATAGACATTTCAGCAACATGGTTTGCCGATTATGTATCATCCAGCCTTCAGCCTGAGTGGCTTGCATCACTTGTGGGTGATGGTATCATCGGCGGTGTAGGTGCTGTGCTTGTATTTGTACCTAACATATTCATATTGTTCTTCCTGCTATCACTTCTGGAAGGAAGCGGTTATCTTGCCAGAGCGGCTTTTATCATGGACAAGCTGATGTACAAGATAGGCATGCATGGCAAGTCATTCATTCCTATGCTCATGGGATTTGGGTGTAATGTGCCTGCTATAATGGCTGCAAGAAGCATAGAGGACGAAAAGGACAGGTTAATTACTATATTAGTAGTGCCTTTCGTTTCATGCGGAGCCAGACTACCTATATATGTACTGTTCGCAGGAACTTTCTTTGGCAGGCAGGCAGGAACCGTAATATTTGGCATGTATGTTCTGGGAATTGTAATTGCGATAATATCTGCAAAGATACTCAGGGCAACAGTCGTTAAAGGCAAACCTGCACCGTTTATCATGGAGCTGCCACCTTACAGGGTTCCAACTCTGAAGACCAGTTTCATACACATGTGGGACAATGGTTTCATGTACATCAAGAAAGCTGGTACTATTATATTAGTAGGTGTTGTGGTTATCTGGGCGCTTGCATCATTCCCCTGGGGCGTACAATATGGAAGCGAGGACAGTTATGTCGGTTCACTGGGTCACGCAGTAGAACCTCTGCTTAAACCTCTCGGCTTTGACTGGAAGATCTCAGTTGCTCTTATATTCGGACTTGTTGCCAAGGAAATAGTTGTTGCGTCAATGGGTGTTCTTTACGGAGCAGGTGATAACTCGGAAATGCTCAGTGACAGACTGCTTGCAGATTCCAGTTTAACCGCTTTGAACTCCCTCAGTCTCATGGCTTTCAGTTTATTGTATATGCCGTGTGTTGCAACAGTGGGAGTTATCAGGAAAGAAACTGGGTCCTGGAAGTGGACGATATTTGCAATTATTTACGGCATTACTGTGGCGTGGCTAACATCATTTGTAATATATCAGGGAGGTGTCCTGCTTGGATATTAGTGTAGTAGCAGAAGAAAAACCAGATACAAAGTTGCCAATGATCTTTTCAGTTATCTGCGGTTCTCTCTATATTATATCAGGACTGATGCAGCTGGCGGCAGGGGCAGGCAGGATAATAATTGGTTCTGAGTTCAGTATTCCATTGGCCGAAGTATTATTTGTACCGGCAGACCTGATCGGATCTTTTGTCCTGTTACTTATTGGAACTGTGTTTATTTATGGTGTTCTGGAAATGCGCTCAGGTGTGTATGAAGGCATATCTTATGCTTATGTTGGAATTCTTCTTGCCCTCATATTTGCGTTCATATACTTGCTTGTGTGTACAGGCAATTTGCTTGAAACGTATCTTCTCATGAATGAGGACTTCGCAGGCTGGACACCTCTTAGTGATATGAAACCCGGCATATATCTTGCAATTCTTCCTCTCGTTGCATATGTCAAATGGAAGGATATTTTTGAGCCCGTTCCCGGGAACTGACATTGGATGGTTTTAAATGATCAAAGAAACGCTGAAGGTCCTTTTCATTGATAATTGCACGTTGCAGGAAGCTGCAGACAGACTTGATGTAAAACAGAGCGATATAAAGGACAGACTCCTCATGTTACAGCATATGGGGTATGTTCATGAGATCTGCAATAACTCAAGTCCAAAGTCATCTGCATGTTGTTCATGCACTGCGGCATCTTCATGTTCTCAAAACGCTGATGTTTCCAGCTCAAAAGCATATCAGTTGACGGACAAAGGTGAAAGGATCTGCCGCAACTAAAAAACAGCATCAACTGACACTGGCAATTGATGTGTTTGTCTGTTTTAAAAACTAAAATCGGACATGTAGATTATCATTATTATTCGTGTAATTATATCCGTACTGCTGGATAGTATACGGTACTGTTGAATTACAGAGGTTTTAAGATGTACTTCAATTAGTTTAAATAATGACAACCAGAGACAAAAAAATACCGCAACATATATTTTTAAGTTCGGACACAGATACTACGTTATTAAATTTAAAAAGGAATTAAAAGGGATTCAAATGAAACTTGGAGTTGCAATAGACATAGGTACCAGTGGTATCAGAGCACAGAAAATTGACCTCGACACTGGTGATATCCAGAAGACAGTAATCACTCTCCGTAACCCGCTCCCAGGAGCAAACGTTATGGATCACCTGGATTTTGCCATCACTTATGGTCTTGATCTTGCTCAGGGTCTGCACGTCAATGCTGTAAAGCATGTTATTGAGACATTGGGAGTTAAGCCGGAAGAACTTGAAAGAATGTCCATTTGTGGAAACCCTATACAGCTTTCAATATTCCAGGGAATCGCAATTGATGACCTTGCATATGCAGGTGAAAGAAAGAAGGAAAAACTGAACATCAAGGAATCTGACAGAAGTGCCAGGATAATTGACTGTTCTGAGATCAAGGGACTGGATGTATATCCAAATGCAAAACTTGTAGTTCCACCTGCTATCAGACACGAAGTCGGTGCTGATGCTCTTGCACTTATCATTAAATCAGGTTTCCTTGATACAAAGGAAACAGCAATTGCAACTGACTATGGAACAAATGCAGAAATGGCACTTATCCATGAAGGAACAATTTACACAGGTTCAGCAGCAGCAGGTCCTGCACTTGAAGGTCAGCAGATAAAATACGGTAACC
The sequence above is a segment of the uncultured Methanolobus sp. genome. Coding sequences within it:
- a CDS encoding metal-dependent transcriptional regulator, with the translated sequence MTTERTEDYLKVIEKIIERKGYAQVKDVSRELDISSPSVTGMFKKLTKMGYINYEKYGGVTLTPEGENIAKCTMEKHGVIKDFLLILGLDKEIADQDACKIEHVLAPETFETLTKFVEFMNMKDEWPHWLDHFNYYCETGKYIDCSPSSKDTCPVHGKNHGKQ
- a CDS encoding ATP-binding protein; translated protein: MSASSENINDSVLPLLLQNTEQDLFTRLGIGVIYLDERNKLLCSNKVVSDLTDFTAEELLCKNFTELGFCSFNDYSNLSDFFLSSQPLDESGRSCKFRLTDKQGDLRYLICDVFPFSDKCKSNGGKICTIRADTTQPDTTKAAYENNRSHDELKIENMYLREKVLSKLGEKALSCSNINALMDYALKIAAQTLNAKYSLIMELLQDGKFLLRYGYGLSEWCVGSALVDKDLGSPTGYTAFTGRPLVVDDMRTEDRFLIPRFLHEHNIVSSVTVIIGDRKDMYGVMCVHTDKQRQFTEHDVNFLQSVANILAETIKLRDSFKSLELYRNLINQSNDLIIVLNAVTKKFIYVNDKVFHDLGYTEAELLEQDILGPGCIITGHDMQELIGQVAENGSLVVESELLSKDGSSFPAEISLAFVENEGTTYIVLIGRDISERRILESAIRERARQLEYSNEIKDLFADVTSHDLIGSISLIEGFAGYLEEMETDEAKKHLLGHVVGSTAKLKNTIDSATVFARLNCATDMNIEELDLRLLYYSALERLLSKVTDKGINVELDLPGKCNALVNPIIEEVLYNLLSNAIKYSPEGGTIVVDIEPEDDKWKVSISDEGPGISDENKKQIFERFKRADISHADGHGLGLAIVRMALKCHGEGIHVKDNDKGVGTTFWFTVPIADISES
- a CDS encoding 4Fe-4S binding protein, producing the protein MKIKINISSDILTKPIMAEAILETGVLLNISQAHFDRSHGEVVADVDSSKFDVMCKALTNRGAVVIKLDVPIKWDENECVECSACVSVCPTKVFSLSEDFSLLVDDKKCIQCGTCVDMCPHNALSLGNNK
- a CDS encoding FeoA family protein — protein: MSEEQETTLDTLKPGEKARITKVRVKGVARRKLMDMGMVAGTEIELVRNAPLGDPMDYNIKGYHLSIRKEEAKQIFINKL
- a CDS encoding homocysteine biosynthesis protein — protein: MVKKTIHEINGKIRDGSVNVVTAEEMVHIVGELGAEEAAKEVDVVTTGTFGAMCSSGVWLNFGHSEPPIKMQKVFLNDVEAYTGVAAVDAFIGATQISETLGMDYGGAHVIEDLIRGKSVHLHAMSHGTDCYPRKVLDTTLSLEDMNQAIMMNPRNAYQKYNAATNSTRSTIHTYMGSLLPSFGNVTYSGAGVLSPLSNDPDYMTIGTGTRIFLGGAQGYIVGQGTQHSSGGGFGTLMVQGDLKKMSTDYIRAANFTGYGTSLYVGMGVPIPILNEQIAQATAVTDADVTTKILDYGIPSRDRPAIRDVTYEELRSGYVDINGKEVPTSSLSSFKKSRIIANELKSWIARGEFFVSMPVERLPKDISAKPMKQTEGIAIVSDIMAVNVVTINKDASVYDAAKVIQDTSFNHLPVLNDDRTLAGIITAWDIAKAVSLNKFDLVEGIMTRKVITANADEQVALVARRLDLNEVSAMPVINKERHVIGMITSDDISKLYARRL
- a CDS encoding pyridoxal phosphate-dependent aminotransferase; translated protein: MLSEKVANIPPFYVMEVLERAQQLEEEGRSIIHLEIGEPDFPTASHICDAAKAAMCAGNTKYTHSQGLIELRQAIAKNYKDRFGVDIDPGQIIVTSGTSPAMLLLFLALIDQGDEIIMSNPHYACYPNFVTTAGGVPDFIYTNEDNGFMLQPDELAAHINPKTKAILINSPSNPTGQVLPADVLKGIAQVAGDVPIISDEIYQGLVYEGEDHTILEYTDNAFVLNGFSKLYAMTGWRLGYLIAPKQYVRTLQKVQQNLFISTNAFVQYAGIAALEGPQEQTAEMVKTYNKRRLYLINRLREIGFDIKVEPKGAYYVLADARKFGEDSLALSRQILEDIGVAVTPGIDFGQGAEGHLRFSYANSLENIKEGMNRLDKYLKLQKSE
- a CDS encoding UPF0280 family protein — its product is MKEYFRLKETIVTIQADSEKYIEAARESIRKNRRELESYIAYDPFFQSTLEPYDHNGDFPEVVRRMINAGNAMGIGPMSAVAGTISALAVEAMVDAGAKFAIVDNGGDIAIINDRPVLMGIYAGNSSLKNLGFVMEPGSSITGVCTSSGSVGPSISFGMADAAVVFSDDVSLADAAATALGNATDVGRDAVEVSFDAVKDIEGIKGAIVIQGEFMGFWGDVPDIQRADVKYECITKG
- a CDS encoding Hsp20/alpha crystallin family protein; translation: MADKRKKRGFFDDIFKEGSFTDIEDIIDQMMEKFGLNFEDFEKQPFFYGFSVSRHPGEEPEIREFGNIFSDDEDEDDDEESIIQQFKVNERKPLMDLFEIDDKVHVMFELHDIKKEDINLNVTETSLEISAENDDVVYEESIDLPSSVDPDSAKARYHNGVLEVIMDMKELGVARSVHID